A DNA window from Mastacembelus armatus chromosome 11, fMasArm1.2, whole genome shotgun sequence contains the following coding sequences:
- the LOC113126035 gene encoding tubulin beta chain-like, giving the protein MREIVHIQAGQCGNQIGAKFWEVISDEHGIDPTGTYHGDSDLQLDRISVYYNEATGGKYVPRAILVDLEPGTMDSVRSGPFGQIFRPDNFVFGQSGAGNNWAKGHYTEGAELVDSVLDVVRKEAESCECLQGFQLTHSLGGGTGSGMGTLLISKIREEYPDRIMNTFSVVPSPKVSDTVVEPYNATLSVHQLVENTDETYCIDNEALYDICFRTLKLTTPTYGDLNHLVSATMSGVTTCLRFPGQLNADLRKLAVNMVPFPRLHFFMPGFAPLTSRGSQQYRALTVPELTQQVFDAKNMMAACDPRHGRYLTVAAVFRGRMSMKEVDEQMLNVQNKNSSYFVEWIPNNVKTAVCDIPPRGLKMAVTFIGNSTAIQELFKRISEQFTAMFRRKAFLHWYTGEGMDEMEFTEAESNMNDLVSEYQQYQDATAEEEGEFEEEVEDDA; this is encoded by the exons GGACAGGATCAGCGTTTATTACAATGAAGCCACTG gtggGAAGTATGTGCCCAGAGCCATCCTAGTAGATCTGGAACCAGGCACAATGGACTCAGTCCGCTCTGGACCCTTTGGTCAAATCTTCAGACCTGACAACTTTGTCTTTG gtcAAAGTGGAGCAGGAAACAACTGGGCCAAAGGTCACTACACGGAGGGGGCGGAGCTGGTGGATTCGGTTCTGGATGTGGTGAGGAAAGAGGCTGAGAGCTGCGAGTGCCTGCAGGGTTTCCAGCTCACACATTCCCTGGGAGGAGGCACCGGCTCCGGCATGGGCACCCTGCTCATCAGCAAGATCCGGGAGGAGTACCCCGACCGTATCATGAATACCTTCAGTGTGGTGCCCTCTCCTAAG GTATCGGATACGGTTGTGGAGCCGTACAACGCCACGCTGTCTGTCCACCAGCTGGTAGAAAACACAGATGAGACCTACTGCATTGACAACGAAGCCCTTTATGACATTTGCTTCCGCACTCTCAAACTCACCACACCCACCTACGGCGACCTCAACCACCTGGTCTCAGCCACCATGAGCGGCGTGACCACCTGCCTGCGTTTCCCTGGCCAACTTAATGCCGACCTGAGGAAACTGGCGGTCAACATGGTCCCCTTCCCTCGTCTGCACTTCTTCATGCCTGGCTTTGCCCCTCTGACCAGCAGGGGGAGCCAGCAGTACCGCGCCCTGACGGTGCCTGAGCTCACCCAGCAGGTGTTCGACGCCAAGAACATGATGGCGGCTTGCGACCCTCGCCACGGCCGCTACCTGACGGTGGCCGCCGTGTTCCGTGGCCGCATGTCCATGAAGGAGGTGGACGAGCAGATGCTGAACGTCCAAAACAAGAACAGCAGCTACTTTGTGGAGTGGATCCCCAACAACGTGAAAACGGCCGTCTGCGACATCCCGCCGCGCGGCCTCAAGATGGCCGTCACCTTCATCGGTAACAGCACAGCCATCCAGGAGCTGTTCAAACGCATCTCCGAGCAGTTCACCGCCATGTTCCGCCGCAAGGCTTTCCTCCACTGGTACACCGGCGAGGGCATGGACGAGATGGAGTTCACCGAGGCAGAGAGCAACATGAACGACCTGGTGTCCGAGTACCAGCAGTACCAGGACGCCACGGCCGAGGAGGAGGGTGAGTTTGAAGAAGAGGTGGAAGATGATGcctag